In one Mycobacterium sp. NBC_00419 genomic region, the following are encoded:
- a CDS encoding MMPL family transporter, with the protein MLAAITRLAIDAPRRMIVVAILVMVGTAVFGIPVAGRLSAGGLTDPGAQSSQATRVLADTFGQGDMPLLITVSSPDGVTGGAARAVGTEIVQALSRSPVVATVTSPWTAPPPAAAPLISKDGTIGVIVAGITGGDNGAPKNADALMNEVVHDRDGVTVHAGGEAVLKLQITQQSERDLKIMEGIAIPLSFLVLVWVFGGLVAAALPVVVGGIAILGAMAVLRLISLATDVSIFSLNLAVAMGLALAIDYTLLLLSRYRDERAAGTDRDTALQRTMAAAGRTVLFSALTVALSMAAMVLFPIYALKSFAYAGVAVVAFASIAAVVVTPAAIVLLGDRLDALSLRRRVRQAPAVQEGRWYRVAMFAMRAAVPVGLAVVALLVALGAPFTAVKWGVPDDRVLPTTSSAHVVGDQLRTRFGADLATNLTVVIPDADGVTPAALDRYAAQLSQVQEVTSVSAPGGTFVAGAPSGPPSTPTAAAGSEAFLTVTSATPLYSHASDTQLDRLQAVPGPDGRAVLFGGTAQVNRDTAAAIASRLGLVLAIIAGITFVLLFLMTGSVVVPLKALLLNVLSLTAAFGALVWIFQDGNLGALGTTATGTLAISIPVLLFCIAFGLSMDYEVFLVSRIREYWLASAQTPADNDTSVAMGLARTARVITAAALIMAITFAALSGAQVSFLRMLGVGLTLAILADATLVRTLLVPAFMHLMGRSNWWAPKPLVRLHQRIGIRETVPTGSNGVADA; encoded by the coding sequence CTGTTAGCGGCGATCACCCGGCTGGCCATCGACGCCCCGCGGCGCATGATCGTGGTGGCGATCCTCGTCATGGTCGGCACCGCTGTGTTCGGCATCCCCGTTGCCGGAAGGCTTTCCGCGGGCGGGCTCACCGACCCCGGCGCCCAGTCCTCCCAGGCGACCAGAGTCCTCGCCGACACCTTCGGCCAGGGTGACATGCCGCTGCTGATCACGGTCAGTTCCCCCGACGGCGTCACCGGTGGCGCAGCCCGAGCCGTGGGCACCGAGATCGTGCAGGCGCTGTCCCGCTCACCTGTCGTGGCGACGGTGACCTCACCGTGGACCGCGCCGCCCCCGGCGGCGGCACCGTTGATCAGCAAGGACGGCACCATCGGGGTGATCGTCGCCGGCATCACCGGCGGTGACAACGGTGCGCCGAAGAACGCCGACGCCCTGATGAACGAGGTCGTCCACGACCGCGACGGGGTGACGGTACACGCCGGCGGTGAGGCGGTGCTGAAACTGCAGATCACCCAGCAGAGCGAACGAGACCTGAAAATCATGGAGGGCATTGCGATTCCGCTGAGCTTCCTGGTTCTGGTGTGGGTCTTCGGCGGTCTGGTGGCCGCCGCACTGCCGGTTGTGGTCGGCGGCATCGCGATCCTCGGGGCGATGGCCGTGCTGCGGCTGATCAGCCTCGCCACCGACGTCTCGATCTTCTCGCTGAATCTGGCGGTGGCGATGGGGCTGGCGCTGGCCATCGACTACACGCTGCTGCTGCTGAGCCGCTATCGCGACGAACGTGCCGCCGGCACCGACCGTGACACCGCCCTGCAGCGCACGATGGCCGCGGCGGGCCGCACCGTGTTGTTCTCGGCGTTGACGGTCGCCCTGTCGATGGCGGCGATGGTGTTGTTCCCGATCTACGCGCTGAAGTCCTTCGCCTACGCCGGTGTCGCCGTGGTGGCGTTCGCCTCGATCGCCGCGGTGGTCGTGACCCCGGCCGCGATCGTGTTGCTCGGCGACCGCCTCGATGCGTTGTCGCTGCGGCGCCGGGTTCGGCAAGCGCCTGCGGTGCAGGAGGGCCGCTGGTATCGAGTGGCGATGTTCGCGATGCGCGCAGCGGTGCCGGTGGGGCTGGCGGTGGTCGCACTGCTGGTCGCGCTCGGCGCTCCGTTCACCGCCGTCAAATGGGGAGTTCCCGACGACCGGGTGCTGCCCACCACGAGTTCGGCACACGTGGTGGGCGATCAGTTGCGGACCCGGTTCGGGGCCGACCTCGCCACCAACCTGACAGTGGTGATCCCCGACGCCGACGGTGTCACCCCGGCCGCGCTGGACCGCTACGCCGCACAGCTGTCGCAGGTGCAGGAGGTCACCTCGGTGTCCGCCCCCGGCGGAACCTTCGTGGCCGGGGCGCCGTCGGGGCCACCGTCGACACCGACCGCGGCCGCAGGGAGCGAGGCGTTCCTCACCGTCACCAGCGCCACCCCGCTGTACTCCCACGCCTCGGACACTCAACTCGACCGGCTGCAGGCGGTGCCCGGCCCGGACGGGCGGGCGGTGTTGTTCGGCGGCACCGCACAGGTCAATCGGGACACCGCCGCGGCCATCGCATCCCGGCTGGGACTGGTGCTGGCCATCATCGCCGGCATCACCTTCGTGCTGCTGTTCCTGATGACCGGCAGCGTCGTGGTGCCGCTGAAAGCGTTGCTACTCAACGTCCTATCGCTGACGGCCGCGTTCGGGGCGCTGGTGTGGATCTTCCAGGACGGCAACCTCGGTGCGCTGGGCACTACGGCCACCGGAACGTTGGCCATCAGCATCCCGGTGCTGTTGTTCTGCATCGCCTTCGGCCTGTCGATGGACTACGAGGTGTTCCTGGTCTCGCGCATCCGGGAGTACTGGTTGGCCAGCGCGCAGACACCGGCCGACAACGACACGAGCGTGGCGATGGGCCTGGCCCGCACCGCGCGGGTGATCACGGCTGCGGCGCTGATCATGGCGATCACCTTCGCGGCGCTCTCCGGTGCCCAGGTGTCGTTCCTGCGGATGCTCGGTGTCGGCCTGACCCTCGCGATCCTCGCCGATGCCACGCTGGTGCGTACGCTGCTGGTTCCGGCGTTCATGCATCTGATGGGCCGGTCGAACTGGTGGGCGCCGAAACCCCTTGTCCGCCTTCATCAACGCATCGGCATCCGCGAGACGGTGCCGACTGGATCGAACGGGGTCGCTGATGCGTAA
- a CDS encoding methyltransferase, with protein MRKPVPPAGLARAIEWTRHHLLRVHQRLVPAPMSMMELIVSGWPAQAITAAAELGIADALHDGPLPLDELAARVGVDADALGRLLRALIGRGIFRRRRDGRYALNALAATLCSDAPISLKGAALFQGSQEQRERWTLLADSVRTGESIVPALRGKDGFDYLDDIPEHAELFNKTMTALAQMTHAVVVGSYDFSAYRTIVDVGGGQGALLAAALATAPGSQGILYDLPSVVADAPKILRDSGIAQRVQIVAGSFFDSVPAGGDAYLLKNIIHDWPDDKALAILRNVRVAAGPAARVLLVEMVVSDDGRDGPQNWVDLEMLINLGSRERTEGEYRELLRQAGFRMTRVVPTASPLRVVEAVVDEVALH; from the coding sequence ATGCGTAAGCCCGTCCCGCCCGCGGGGTTGGCCCGGGCGATCGAGTGGACCCGCCATCACCTCCTGCGTGTGCATCAACGGCTGGTCCCGGCGCCGATGTCGATGATGGAACTCATCGTCTCCGGGTGGCCGGCCCAGGCGATCACCGCCGCCGCCGAACTCGGGATCGCTGACGCACTGCACGACGGGCCGCTGCCGCTTGACGAACTGGCCGCGCGGGTCGGTGTGGACGCCGACGCGTTGGGCCGGCTGCTGCGGGCGCTGATCGGCAGAGGTATCTTCCGTCGCCGCCGCGACGGCCGCTACGCGCTGAATGCGCTTGCCGCCACGTTGTGTTCGGATGCACCGATCTCGCTGAAGGGTGCTGCGCTCTTCCAGGGTTCGCAGGAGCAGCGGGAACGCTGGACACTGCTGGCCGATTCGGTGCGCACCGGCGAGTCGATCGTGCCGGCGCTGCGCGGCAAGGACGGCTTCGACTACCTCGACGACATCCCCGAGCACGCCGAGCTGTTCAACAAGACGATGACCGCGCTGGCCCAGATGACGCATGCGGTCGTGGTGGGCAGCTATGACTTCAGCGCCTACCGCACCATCGTCGACGTCGGCGGCGGCCAGGGTGCGCTGCTGGCCGCCGCGCTGGCCACCGCACCCGGGTCACAAGGCATTCTCTACGATCTGCCCTCGGTGGTGGCCGATGCGCCGAAGATCCTGCGCGACAGCGGTATTGCGCAGCGCGTGCAGATCGTGGCCGGCTCGTTCTTCGACAGCGTTCCCGCCGGCGGCGATGCCTACCTGCTCAAGAACATCATTCACGACTGGCCCGACGACAAGGCGCTGGCGATCCTGCGTAACGTCCGCGTGGCGGCCGGCCCGGCTGCCAGGGTGCTGCTGGTCGAGATGGTGGTCAGCGACGACGGCCGCGACGGTCCGCAGAACTGGGTGGATCTGGAGATGCTGATCAACCTCGGCTCCCGCGAGCGCACCGAGGGGGAGTATCGGGAACTGCTGCGGCAGGCCGGGTTCCGGATGACCAGGGTGGTTCCGACCGCCTCACCGCTGCGTGTGGTCGAGGCCGTCGTCGACGAGGTGGCGCTGCACTGA
- a CDS encoding cytochrome P450, producing the protein MGIASAIGRAIWAGVDPDGMFRRHAGDTGPFVVRFPGLGTVLFFVTEDAARDILTAPSAVCRAPLPNPIEPVVGENSLILLSGEAHRQARSVLAPPFRGEVMRGYADLIAEATGHAIADLHPGNEMLVGHVAQAITLDVVIRVVFGVTDPARAAEYADVTSELLQSGSAPLMLVPWLRREIAGRGPWARLVGARRRLDRLLGEEISERHRSGEHRGDVMDLILHATDDNGQVLRDTALHDQLRTMLAAGHETTSTSLAWALYHIHRDERVRSRVLEELTAAATPGQIAALPYLGAVIQETLRMHPAVPIVLRRLTGALTVAGVACSPGDIVGIALPALHFNPTLWDRPDEFDPTRFLDGKPSPFQYAPFGGGFRRCIGAAFAQTELAVAIGTVLQTLELRQPARERNRTPPRAVPRGIATRPSREIVLEVTGRRQ; encoded by the coding sequence ATGGGTATCGCCTCGGCGATCGGGCGTGCGATCTGGGCCGGAGTCGACCCGGACGGGATGTTCCGGCGCCACGCCGGTGACACCGGGCCGTTCGTGGTGCGCTTTCCCGGCCTGGGCACGGTGCTGTTCTTCGTGACCGAGGACGCCGCCCGCGACATTCTCACCGCGCCGTCGGCAGTGTGCCGGGCGCCGCTGCCCAACCCGATCGAACCCGTCGTCGGCGAGAACTCCCTGATTCTGCTCTCCGGTGAAGCCCACCGGCAGGCCCGCAGCGTGCTGGCGCCGCCGTTTCGCGGCGAGGTCATGCGCGGGTACGCCGACCTGATCGCCGAGGCCACCGGTCATGCGATCGCCGATCTGCACCCCGGCAACGAGATGCTGGTTGGCCATGTGGCGCAAGCCATCACCCTCGACGTCGTGATCCGGGTGGTGTTCGGTGTGACCGACCCGGCCCGGGCCGCCGAGTACGCAGACGTGACGAGCGAGCTTCTGCAGTCGGGCAGTGCACCGCTGATGCTGGTGCCCTGGCTGCGCCGCGAGATCGCCGGGCGCGGGCCATGGGCACGGCTCGTCGGCGCGCGCCGGCGACTCGACCGGCTGCTGGGCGAGGAGATCAGTGAACGCCACCGCAGCGGCGAACACCGCGGCGACGTGATGGACCTGATCCTGCACGCCACCGACGACAACGGCCAGGTCTTGCGGGACACCGCGTTGCACGACCAGTTGCGCACGATGCTCGCCGCCGGGCATGAGACGACGTCGACGTCGCTGGCGTGGGCGCTGTATCACATCCACCGCGACGAACGGGTGCGCTCCCGCGTCCTCGAGGAACTGACCGCGGCGGCCACACCGGGACAGATCGCCGCGCTGCCGTACCTGGGTGCGGTGATCCAGGAAACCCTGCGCATGCATCCGGCCGTGCCGATCGTCCTGCGCCGGCTCACCGGGGCGCTCACCGTCGCCGGCGTTGCCTGCTCACCCGGCGATATCGTCGGAATCGCGCTTCCCGCATTGCATTTCAATCCGACGCTGTGGGACAGGCCGGATGAGTTCGATCCCACCCGGTTCCTGGACGGCAAGCCGTCGCCGTTTCAGTACGCGCCCTTCGGCGGCGGCTTTCGCCGCTGCATCGGCGCCGCATTCGCCCAGACCGAGTTGGCCGTGGCGATCGGCACGGTGCTGCAGACCCTCGAGTTGCGCCAACCGGCCCGGGAGCGCAATCGCACACCGCCGCGCGCGGTGCCGCGCGGCATCGCCACCAGGCCCAGTCGCGAGATCGTGCTGGAGGTGACGGGTCGCCGTCAGTGA
- a CDS encoding pyridoxal phosphate-dependent aminotransferase, protein MKFAQASRLSNLSYDMAGPIAEHAARLEAAGHSVMRLDTGDPHPFGFDPPAELVRVIADNLAASAGYVAPKGLPAARSAVAEYYRERDVLVDADNVYVGNGASELIVMAMTALLEYRDEVLVPAPDFPVWTAAVRLNGGLAVHYRCDESSDWYPDIADIAAKVTSRTRAIVLINPNNPTGAVYPPEVLTGILDIAREHNLVVYSDEMYDRILYDGATHTATASLAPDLLCLTFNGLSKSYRCAGFRAGWLAVSGPTDHAASYLEGLTVLAGLRRCANVPAQHAIRLALESEQPVGDLTLPGGRLREQRDRAWTALNAIPGVSCVKPRGALYAFPKIDLARYPIRDDEQFVLDLLLQEKIHLVPGTGLNWPEPDHVRIAMLPHADELEDAIERFGRFLATYRH, encoded by the coding sequence ATGAAGTTCGCACAGGCGAGCAGGTTGTCGAACCTGTCTTACGACATGGCGGGGCCGATCGCTGAGCACGCGGCGCGGCTGGAAGCGGCGGGCCACTCCGTCATGCGACTCGATACCGGCGACCCGCATCCGTTCGGGTTCGACCCGCCTGCCGAACTCGTCCGCGTGATTGCCGACAATCTGGCCGCATCAGCGGGCTATGTCGCACCCAAGGGGTTGCCGGCCGCCCGGTCAGCCGTGGCCGAGTACTACCGGGAGCGCGACGTCCTGGTCGACGCCGACAACGTGTATGTGGGCAACGGCGCCTCCGAGCTGATCGTCATGGCGATGACCGCGCTGCTGGAGTACCGCGACGAGGTCCTCGTCCCGGCGCCGGACTTCCCGGTGTGGACGGCGGCGGTGCGCCTCAACGGCGGGCTCGCTGTGCACTACCGCTGCGACGAGTCGTCGGACTGGTATCCCGACATCGCCGACATCGCGGCGAAGGTCACCTCCCGAACCCGGGCGATCGTGCTCATCAATCCCAACAACCCCACCGGCGCGGTGTACCCGCCGGAGGTGCTGACCGGCATTCTCGACATCGCTCGCGAGCACAATCTGGTCGTGTACTCCGACGAGATGTACGACCGCATCCTCTATGACGGAGCCACCCATACCGCGACGGCCTCGCTGGCACCGGACCTGCTGTGCCTGACATTCAACGGTCTGTCAAAGTCCTACCGCTGCGCCGGGTTTCGCGCGGGCTGGCTGGCGGTCTCCGGGCCGACCGACCACGCCGCGAGCTATCTGGAGGGTCTGACCGTGCTGGCCGGACTGCGCCGGTGCGCGAACGTTCCGGCCCAGCATGCGATCCGGCTGGCGCTGGAAAGCGAGCAGCCGGTCGGCGATCTCACCCTGCCCGGCGGCAGACTGCGCGAGCAGCGTGATCGGGCGTGGACGGCACTCAACGCGATTCCGGGTGTCTCGTGTGTGAAGCCCCGCGGCGCGCTGTATGCGTTCCCGAAGATCGACCTCGCCAGGTATCCGATTCGCGACGACGAACAGTTCGTCCTGGACTTGTTGCTGCAGGAGAAGATTCACCTCGTCCCCGGCACGGGGCTGAACTGGCCTGAGCCCGACCACGTGCGGATCGCGATGTTGCCGCACGCCGACGAACTGGAAGACGCGATCGAACGGTTCGGTCGTTTCCTGGCCACCTACCGTCACTGA
- a CDS encoding nitroreductase, giving the protein MSAFPDRATLETALDVAARAPSLRNLQPWRWEVDGPEVHLFADWSRRAGDSSVDRRDVLLGCGAVLDHCVVALAAAGWHPRVHRLPDRGDDSHLAILDVVEQPPSDGHLELAAAITRRHADRRPYGAQHLPAATLELLYIRAARLGIELGVVPRSRWTRADDGAVALRYPQAAGDEPADGAALLVVGTREDDDDMRLRAGEALSHLMLTATAAGLATCPLTEPLNDVRNCLALACEVFDGASHPQALIRVGIATSEADPPSVTERRPVNEITTWTGSSTKQS; this is encoded by the coding sequence ATGAGCGCCTTTCCGGACCGCGCCACGCTGGAAACCGCCCTCGACGTCGCAGCCCGCGCCCCGTCGTTGCGCAACCTGCAGCCCTGGCGCTGGGAGGTCGACGGTCCGGAGGTGCACCTGTTCGCCGACTGGAGTCGCCGGGCCGGTGACTCCTCCGTCGATCGACGCGACGTTCTGCTGGGCTGCGGCGCCGTGCTCGACCACTGCGTGGTGGCACTGGCCGCGGCCGGCTGGCACCCCCGCGTACACCGGTTGCCGGACCGCGGTGACGACAGCCACCTGGCGATACTGGACGTCGTCGAGCAGCCGCCGAGCGATGGGCACCTGGAATTGGCTGCCGCGATCACGAGGCGCCACGCCGACCGCCGGCCCTACGGTGCGCAGCATCTCCCGGCCGCGACGTTGGAGTTGCTCTATATCCGCGCCGCGCGACTCGGGATCGAGTTGGGTGTGGTTCCGCGATCGCGCTGGACTCGGGCCGACGACGGCGCCGTCGCCCTGCGATACCCCCAAGCCGCCGGGGACGAACCCGCCGACGGTGCGGCGTTGCTCGTCGTCGGCACCCGCGAGGACGACGATGACATGCGGCTGCGCGCAGGCGAAGCGCTCAGCCACCTGATGCTGACGGCCACCGCGGCGGGCCTGGCAACCTGCCCGCTCACCGAGCCGCTCAACGACGTCAGAAACTGCTTGGCCCTGGCGTGCGAGGTGTTCGACGGGGCGTCGCATCCGCAGGCCCTGATCCGGGTGGGGATCGCGACGTCCGAGGCCGATCCGCCCTCGGTGACCGAGCGCAGGCCGGTGAACGAGATCACCACGTGGACGGGCAGTTCGACGAAGCAGTCCTAG
- a CDS encoding transporter substrate-binding domain-containing protein: protein MRAIAGVIVMVAAIAGLPALAAPAGAEPRTVTVATHDLAPFVTTHDGVKSGFTIELWEEIAKRQGWSTNFLTVNGVTEQLDAVRTGAADAAASAISITADRVQTFDFSQPTLNAGLQILTHSGASQKSTPGLMDFLKLLFSWSMLVWLGAAFVITVIPAHITWLVERRHEESMVSKSYFPGVLQAFGWGLGTLAAQPDDAPRHWLSRAMGVLWAFVSIIFVAYYTATLTANLTVERFDAQIKSPSDLFGKKVCTVANTTSANFLRDLAVSATGATAIEDCYTGLRKGDFDAVVFDAPVLQYYVQHGGAGTAEMAGPVFKNEDYGIVFRPGSELRKQVDEALLSMREDGTYDMIKTKWFGSDEANAGG, encoded by the coding sequence ATGCGTGCGATAGCCGGCGTCATCGTTATGGTGGCCGCCATCGCGGGCCTCCCCGCACTGGCCGCTCCGGCCGGCGCCGAGCCGCGCACCGTCACCGTCGCCACCCATGATCTGGCCCCGTTCGTCACCACCCACGACGGGGTGAAGAGCGGCTTCACCATCGAGTTGTGGGAGGAGATCGCCAAGCGGCAGGGCTGGAGCACCAACTTCCTCACCGTCAACGGCGTGACCGAGCAACTCGACGCCGTCAGGACCGGCGCCGCCGACGCCGCCGCCAGCGCCATCTCGATCACCGCCGACCGGGTGCAGACTTTCGACTTCTCCCAACCCACGCTCAATGCCGGATTGCAGATCCTCACCCACAGCGGCGCGTCACAGAAGTCCACACCCGGGCTGATGGACTTCCTCAAGCTGCTGTTCTCCTGGTCGATGCTGGTCTGGCTGGGTGCGGCATTCGTCATCACGGTGATTCCCGCCCACATCACCTGGCTGGTGGAACGCCGCCACGAAGAGTCGATGGTGTCGAAGTCCTACTTCCCCGGGGTGCTGCAGGCCTTCGGCTGGGGGCTGGGAACCCTTGCGGCACAACCCGATGACGCACCGCGGCACTGGCTGTCGCGGGCGATGGGCGTGCTGTGGGCCTTCGTCAGCATCATCTTCGTCGCCTACTACACCGCGACCCTGACCGCCAACCTGACCGTCGAGCGCTTCGACGCCCAAATCAAATCTCCCTCAGACCTTTTCGGCAAGAAGGTGTGCACCGTCGCCAACACCACGTCGGCGAATTTCCTGCGCGACCTCGCGGTGAGCGCCACCGGCGCCACGGCAATCGAGGACTGCTATACCGGTCTGAGGAAGGGCGACTTCGACGCGGTGGTGTTCGACGCGCCGGTGCTGCAGTACTACGTGCAGCACGGCGGTGCGGGCACGGCCGAGATGGCCGGGCCGGTCTTCAAGAACGAGGACTACGGCATCGTCTTCCGCCCCGGCAGCGAGCTGCGTAAGCAGGTCGACGAGGCGCTGCTGTCGATGCGCGAGGACGGCACCTACGACATGATCAAGACGAAGTGGTTCGGTAGCGACGAGGCGAATGCCGGCGGCTAG
- the cax gene encoding calcium/proton exchanger, which yields MTSDIQAVPLLSRRDRIMLAVTAVAAGAAGALHFAHGNAVVTFIAAAVALAALASLVGRSVEALGDRLGPKATGLLQTSLGNLPELFVILFALKAGLFDVVKATLVGSILANVLLVLGAAFVVGGLKHGSQRFAADDSRTLGLMFTLAVFILAVPSLTAAIHTPAATHERMVSVVVSVIMLALFALSLPAALSRSANKSHGSPIAANPDSAAAASKVAQHGEWPLAMAIGMLAATGIGAAFVSEWFVAALQPAMDAAGVNEVFAGLVIVAIAGNAVENVVGIQLAAKNQMDYAVQVILQSPVQIALTIAPIVVLAAGLLGQPEFNLVLSPLLLASMVMAALVAVLVTFDGESNWFEGAALIALYIAIATSFWWG from the coding sequence ATGACCAGCGACATCCAAGCAGTGCCGTTGTTGTCCCGGCGCGACCGCATCATGCTCGCGGTGACCGCCGTCGCGGCCGGTGCCGCCGGGGCGCTGCACTTCGCCCACGGCAACGCCGTCGTCACCTTCATCGCCGCCGCGGTGGCACTGGCGGCGCTGGCATCGCTGGTCGGCCGTTCGGTGGAGGCGCTGGGAGACCGGCTCGGCCCCAAGGCCACCGGCCTTCTGCAAACGTCGCTGGGCAACCTGCCCGAGCTGTTCGTCATCCTGTTCGCGTTGAAAGCCGGGCTGTTCGACGTCGTGAAGGCCACCCTGGTCGGGTCGATCCTGGCCAACGTCCTGCTGGTACTGGGGGCGGCCTTCGTTGTCGGCGGGCTCAAGCACGGCAGTCAGCGGTTCGCCGCCGACGACTCGCGCACCCTGGGGCTGATGTTCACCCTTGCGGTGTTCATCCTGGCGGTGCCCTCGCTGACCGCGGCTATACATACCCCGGCTGCCACCCACGAACGCATGGTGTCGGTGGTGGTGTCGGTGATCATGCTGGCGCTGTTCGCGCTCTCGCTGCCGGCCGCGCTGTCCCGCTCGGCCAACAAGAGCCACGGATCGCCGATCGCGGCCAACCCGGACTCGGCGGCCGCCGCCAGCAAGGTGGCCCAACACGGTGAGTGGCCGCTGGCGATGGCGATCGGGATGCTCGCCGCCACCGGTATCGGGGCCGCGTTCGTCTCGGAGTGGTTCGTCGCGGCCCTGCAACCGGCGATGGACGCGGCGGGCGTCAATGAGGTGTTCGCCGGCCTGGTGATCGTGGCCATCGCGGGCAATGCCGTCGAGAATGTCGTCGGCATCCAGTTGGCGGCCAAGAACCAGATGGACTACGCGGTCCAGGTGATCCTGCAGTCGCCGGTCCAGATCGCGCTCACCATCGCCCCGATCGTCGTGCTGGCCGCAGGTCTGCTCGGGCAGCCGGAGTTCAATCTGGTGCTCTCCCCGCTGCTGCTGGCCTCGATGGTGATGGCCGCTCTGGTGGCGGTGCTGGTGACCTTCGACGGCGAATCCAACTGGTTCGAAGGCGCGGCGTTGATCGCGCTCTACATCGCGATCGCGACGTCGTTCTGGTGGGGTTAG
- a CDS encoding fatty acid desaturase family protein → MTTIQRQQDNPIAHLTDEDIAALGRDLDAIRQQVIDSRGEQDAEYIRNVIDFQRKLELGSRAVLLFSLFPPAWLAGTVGLSVSKIIENMEIGHNVMHGQWDWMRDSTIHSTTWEWDNAATSELWKHSHNELHHTYTNVLGKDNDLGYGIMRVDEGQRWTPFHLGQPLWNFINACAFQYGIAAYDLEIGKFLKGRSDKAEFVRQGKSVLRKIRRHMTRDYVLHPLLSGPSALTTLTANLTANVARNLWTHSVIMCGHFPEGVQTYEKTSIDGETRGEWYLRQMLGSANIDGSPLLHFMTGNLSFQIEHHLFPDLPSNRYQEIAPQVQELFERYGLTYVSGPMVKQVGSAWKKVFRLSLPNDFAGISRTARPEAARAA, encoded by the coding sequence ATGACGACAATCCAACGCCAACAAGACAATCCGATCGCTCACCTGACCGACGAGGACATCGCCGCGCTCGGCCGCGACCTCGACGCCATCCGCCAGCAGGTGATCGACAGCCGCGGTGAGCAGGATGCGGAGTACATCCGCAACGTTATCGACTTCCAGCGCAAGCTCGAGCTCGGCAGCCGCGCGGTGCTCCTGTTCTCCCTGTTCCCGCCGGCCTGGCTGGCCGGCACCGTCGGCCTCTCGGTCTCGAAGATCATCGAGAACATGGAGATCGGCCACAACGTGATGCACGGCCAGTGGGACTGGATGCGCGACTCCACGATCCACTCCACCACCTGGGAATGGGACAACGCCGCCACCTCAGAGCTGTGGAAGCACTCCCACAACGAACTGCACCACACCTACACCAACGTGCTGGGCAAGGACAACGACCTCGGCTACGGCATCATGCGCGTCGACGAGGGCCAGCGCTGGACACCCTTTCACCTGGGTCAGCCGCTGTGGAACTTCATCAACGCGTGCGCATTCCAATACGGCATCGCCGCCTACGACCTCGAGATCGGCAAGTTCCTCAAAGGCCGGTCGGACAAGGCCGAGTTCGTCCGCCAGGGCAAGAGCGTGTTGCGCAAGATCCGCCGGCACATGACCCGCGACTACGTCCTGCACCCGTTGCTGTCGGGGCCCTCCGCGCTGACGACCCTGACGGCGAACCTCACCGCCAACGTCGCCCGCAATCTATGGACGCACTCGGTCATCATGTGCGGACACTTCCCCGAAGGCGTGCAGACCTACGAGAAGACCTCGATCGACGGCGAGACCCGCGGCGAGTGGTACCTGCGCCAGATGCTGGGCTCGGCCAATATCGACGGAAGTCCGTTGCTGCACTTCATGACCGGCAATCTGTCCTTCCAGATCGAGCACCACCTGTTTCCCGATCTGCCGAGCAACCGCTACCAGGAGATCGCTCCGCAGGTCCAGGAGTTGTTCGAGCGCTACGGCCTGACCTACGTCAGCGGCCCGATGGTCAAGCAGGTCGGCTCGGCGTGGAAGAAGGTGTTCCGGCTCTCGCTGCCGAACGACTTCGCCGGGATATCCCGAACCGCCCGACCCGAAGCCGCCCGCGCTGCCTAG